A single genomic interval of Helianthus annuus cultivar XRQ/B chromosome 13, HanXRQr2.0-SUNRISE, whole genome shotgun sequence harbors:
- the LOC110900707 gene encoding F-box/kelch-repeat protein At3g17530 has protein sequence MADLPTHTIVFEILTRLPAKDVGRSKSVCKQWYALLSTQDFVKIHCSRSVVSSNQRVLLIDDLTCSVRPIISNNNDYGPSSTVTFPFHHQNNDVSILSHLNGLLCVCLNHTYELLLWNPTTTAFKRLSTPDSHGFYINNLDAIGLYVDADDDYKVLHIKRRSGVLGVYVYSREVDSWRNIPFITRQEYLSPHFNWSAGTFCGGTLYFTVCECWIGGTNVVICFDVNSEQFKEISFPPVPSNGMVQGVLVNVKNVLHMFASTGMFEMTIDLWTLQGDYWIKVLSCPPIPPISLSLWCDITHYVTNGNWFVMTKLGKLFTIEMDMKPFECFYPVSWFRGFKGAVFVQTIVSPSI, from the coding sequence ATGGCTGACCTTCCTACTCATACAATCGTGTTTGAGATATTAACGAGGCTGCCAGCAAAGGATGTAGGTCGTTCTAAGAGTGTATGTAAGCAATGGTATGCGTTATTGTCAACACAAGATTTCGTAAAGATCCATTGTTCTCGCTCAGTAGTTTCATCTAACCAGAGAGTTCTACTAATTGACGACCTAACGTGTTCTGTTCGTCCAATCATCTCTAATAACAATGACTATGGTCCAAGCTCAACAGTTACATTTCCATTCCATCACCAAAATAATGATGTCTCAATACTTTCACATTTGAACGGATTGTTGTGTGTTTGCTTGAATCATACATACGAGCTGcttctttggaatccaacaacTACTGCTTTCAAGCGTTTGTCAACCCCTGATTCTCATGGATTCTATATAAATAACCTCGATGCCATTGGTTTGTACGTTGACGCTGACGATGATTACAAGGTCTTGCATATAAAGCGTAGGAGTGGTGTACTTGGTGTCTATGTTTATTCTAGGGAAGTAGACTCTTGGAGAAATATTCCTTTCATAACAAGACAAGAGTACCTAAGCCCTCATTTCAATTGGTCAGCTGGCACATTTTGTGGTGGTACTCTATATTTCACTGTTTGCGAATGTTGGATTGGAGGTACGAATGTGGTGATTTGTTTTGATGTTAATTCGGAGCAGTTCAAGGAGATAAGCTTTCCACCCGTTCCTTCTAATGGAATGGTTCAAGGTGTTTTAGTTAATGTAAAAAATGTGCTTCACATGTTTGCTAGCACTGGCATGTTTGAGATGACAATTGACCTATGGACACTACAAGGGGATTACTGGATTAAGGTCTTATCATGTCCTCCGATCCCCCCGATATCATTGTCATTGTGGTGCGATATAACACATTATGTGACAAATGGTAATTGGTTTGTGATGACTAAATTAGGGAAGTTGTTTACAATTGAAATGGATATGAAGCCCTTCGAATGTTTTTATCCCGTTTCTTGGTTTCGAGGTTTTAAGGGTGCGGTGTTTGTGCAGACCATTGTTTCACCAAGTATTTAG
- the LOC110900708 gene encoding uncharacterized protein LOC110900708, whose amino-acid sequence MTNGLSNPRNHASSSSASTKAEKRKEYQKRYYAARKENNKVSKFGSGDAPQSASSISLMNNRSTERTPLRSLQTNITQFLQTTNENASSVSTTKCKEYNEGCSNTPNDNGMRISNGSQVNQTPIDDVIDVVRHRTSRGIQIHPRTLLPQFAEVVDQPSLQHGSVEDDPYNFVYNGVPGEHRVLKERGACPNCGAKRFQFEFDTFCCMSGKIVLANLEIPEELYRLFTSQDEIGDLFRQNIRAYNTNFSFASMGVTLDDTLNNMRDGVYTFRAHKGIYHRIDQLVPRDGTPRYLQLYFYDPDTELDHRLRWPNLDRRITQILTRVLSTNPYVDTFRRLAELGPLDNYRVTLNTSVELDQRVYNRPTTSEVAGIWVEGNDNITSYKRSIVVYGRSEYRQTIQPYFSCYDPLSYPLFFPNGESGWHANIPRQGVSINEVRNNDNIEGEMEEANTRSGRTTVAMREYYCYKFQIRSTDNVLLFGGRLLQQFVVDVYIKIETVGKRIVLPASFIGGPRDMRRRFLDAMTLVQDDGKPDVFLTMTCNPKWPEICDNLHVGQTATDRPDLVSRVFRAKLEDLKDQLFKKHVLGEVKSYVYVIEFQKRGLPHAHFLLIMYSQHKINNADHYDKVVCAEIPNKLTHPRLHEMVVKHMIHGPCGNLRSSSPCMQGDPKICRFHYPRQFNEQTTQGEDSYPLYRRRDTGIEVDLRGQTLDNRWVVPYNPRLLMMFNCHMNVEVCSSIKSVKYLFKYVYKGHDKQVIQVDQSEPGVVINEIKRFQDARYISPPEAMWRIFSFSLSQIFPAVLALQLHLPNNQMVRFRDDDLMPNIVDRERDKRTMLTAFFDQNRNDETARVHLYKDFPKHYTWNGSTRRWSRRFGKKQRGRIVSANPAEGERYYLRLLLSNVRGPTSFEHLCTVNGQRCATFRKAALELGLIEDDEYLSQCLEEASTFQFPNALRRLFATIMIFCQTGDIRKLWNDHFDSLSEDHRLHCQSIERVQNMVLTEISVLVQSMGKNFNEFDLPKITNDVNLQDAGYRELQEEYGIVLEPEHLSAKHSLNPDQKNVFDEIMMHVDNDLPGVFFIDGPGGTGKTFLYIALLAEIRSRGLIALATPSSGAAANNMPGGRTAHSRFKIPLNLENNSMCNIKKQSGAAKLIRSAKIIIWDEASMAKRQAIEAVDRTFQDIIGVSLPFGGKIMVMGGDFRQVLPVIKRGTRAQIVDSSVRISPLWSLTKKMRLTINMRALKDPWFSKFLLRVGDGTEEPIEGNYIRIPDDMTIQCNNRENAIKELIHAIFPSIEDNVYSSDYIISRAILSTKNDSVDEINNQMIEIFQGEEKVYYSFDEAEDDQRNFYPVGFLNSLNVSGLPPHKLHLKIGCPIILLRNIDPSHGLCNGTRLICKGFMRNVIDAEIAVGQHAGKRVFLPRIPLTLSEDDMFPFKLKRKQFPIRLSFSMTINKAQGQTIPNVGIYLPDSVFSHGQLYVALSRGISRQSTKVLVHLAKEFKQRGVYTSNVVYQEVLRD is encoded by the exons ATGACTAATGGACTCTCAAACCCTCGAAATCATGCTTCTAGCTCGAGTGCATCTACTAAAGCTGAAAAACGAAAAGAGTATCAAAAAAGATACTATGCTGCACGCAAAGAAAATAACAAAGTATCTAAATTTGGGAGTGGTGATGCCCCCCAAAGTGCTTCATCAATATCTTTAATGAATAATAGGTCAACAGAAAGGACACCGTTAAGAAGTTTACAAACTAATATTACTCAATTTCTACAAACAACAAATGAGAACGCCTCAAGTGTTTCTACTACAAAATGCAAGGAGTACAATGAAGGATGTTCTAATACACCAAACGATAATGGAATGCGTATTTCAAATGGCAGTCAAGTCAACCAAACCCCGATAGATGATGTAATTGACGTAGTCAGGCATAGAACATCACGAG gtattcAAATTCATCCGCGTACTTTATTACCCCAATTTGCTGAAGTAGTTGATCAACCTTCACTCCAACATGGGAGCGTAGAAGATGATCCTTATAATTTTGTTTACAATGGTGTACCTGGAGAGCATCGTGTTTTAAAGGAACGAGGCGCATGTCCTAATTGTGGAGCAAAACGATTTCAATTTGAATTTGATACCTTTTGTTGTATGAGTGGGAAAATCGTGTTAGCAAACTTAGAAATTCCAGAGGAATTGTACCGACTTTTCACGTCTCAAGATGAAATTGGAGATTTGTTTAGGCAAAACATCCGTGCTTATAACACCAATTTTTCTTTTGCCTCAATGGGTGTGACATTGGATGATACATTGAACAATATGAGAGACGGCGTATATACTTTTCGTGCACATAAAGGAATATATCACAGAATCGACCAATTAGTTCCGAGGGATGGGACTCCTAGGTACTTGCAGTTGTATTTTTACGATCCTGATACTGAGTTAGATCACAGACTCCGATGGCCAAATCTTGATCGGCGTATTACTCAGATTTTAACACGCGTTCTTTCTACAAACCCATATGTTGATACATTTAGAAGACTTGCGGAACTAGGACCTCTGGACAACTATAGAGTCACTTTGAATACTTCGGTTGAACTTGACCAAAGGGTGTACAACCGACCAACGACATCGGag GTTGCTGGTATTTGGGTTGAAGGTAATGACAATATCACTTCGTATAAACGAAGTATTGTAGTGTACGGTAGGTCTGAATATAGACAAACTATTCAGCCGTACTTCAGTTGTTACGATCCATTGTCGTATCCTTTATTTTTTCCTAATGGTGAGTCGGGTTGGCATGCTAACATACCACGTCAAGGAGTATCAATCAATGAGGTTCGCAACAATGACAACATCGAAGGAGAAATGGAAG AGGCTAACACACGAAGTGGTAGAACAACCGTGGCTATGCGAGAGTACTACTGTTACAAGTTCCAGATTCGATCTACCGATAATGTGCTTTTGTTCGGTGGTAGGCTGCTACAGCAGTTTGTGGTTGATGTTTACATCAAAATTGAGAC AGTCGGGAAAAGAATTGTGTTGCCTGCATCTTTCATCGGGGGGCCTCGCGACATGCGACGTCGGTTTCTAGATGCGATGACGTTAGTTCAAGACGACGGCAAGCCTGATGTATTCCTTACAATGACATGTAATCCTAAGTGGCCTGAGATATGTGATAACTTACATGTTGGTCAAACTGCTACAGATCGTCCAGACCTTGTTTCAAGAGTGTTCCGGGCTAAATTAGAAGATCTTAAGGATCAACTCTTCAAGAAACATGTCCTCGGGGAAGTTAAGTCATACGTCTATGTCATTGAATTTCAAAAGCGGGGTTTGCCGCACGCACATTTTCTCCTAATCATGTACTCGCAACACAAGATCAATAACGCAGACCATTATGATAAGGTTGTGTGTGCTGAAATTCCTAACAAACTAACACATCCCAGATTGCATGAGATGGTTGTCAAGCACATGATTCACGGTCCTTGCGGCAATTTACGATCAAGCAGTCCTTGTATGCAGGGTGATCCTAAAATTTGTCGTTTTCACTATCCTAGACAATTTAACGAACAGACGACACAAGGAGAAGATTCGTATCCGTTGTATCGAAGGAGAGACACCGGGATAGAAGTGGACCTACGAGGACAAACACTTGATAATAGATGGGTGGTCCCATATAACCCAAGGCTTTTGATGATGTTTAACTGCCACATGAATGTTGAAGTTTGCTCAAGTATAAAATCTGTGAAATATCTTTTCAAATATGTTTATAAAGGACATGACAAACAGGTTATTCAAGTCGATCAAAGTGAGCCAGGGGTTGTTATTAATGAGATAAAAAGATTTCAAGATGCACGCTACATATCGCCCCCAGAGGCTATGTGGCGAATTTTTTCCTTCTctctttctcaaatctttcctGCTGTTCTAGCCTTACAACTTCATCTCCCAAATAATCAGATGGTTAGATTTAGAGATGATGACTTGATGCCTAATATTGTTGATAGGGAAAGGGATAAGAGAACCATGCTAACAGCATTTTTTGATCAGAATAGAAACGATGAAACAGCAAGGGTACATttgtataaagattttccaaaacACTATACTTGGAATGGAAGCACACGCCGTTGGAGTCGTCGTTTCGGTAAAAAACAAAGAGGTCGTATCGTTTCCGCTAATCCAGCCGAAGGAGAAAGGTACTACTTACGCCTACTTTTGTCAAATGTCAGAGGGCCTACTTCTTTCGAACATCTTTGCACAGTTAATGGTCAACGGTGTGCGACATTTCGGAAAGCAGCTCTTGAGTTAGGCTTAATAGAAGACGATGAATATCTATCACAATGTCTCGAAGAAGCCTCTACGTTTCAGTTTCCCAATGCTCTTAGAAGGTTATTTGCGACCATAATGATTTTTTGCCAAACTGGAGATATTCGAAAGTTATGGAATGACCACTTTGATTCACTATCTGAAGATCATCGGTTACACTGTCAAAGTATAGAACGAGTTCAAAATATGGTTCTTACCGAAATAAGTGTCTTGGTACAATCCATGGGTAAAAATTTCAATGAATTcgaccttcctaagataactaacGATGTTAACTTACAAGATGCAGGTTATCGTGAGTTACAAGAAGAGTATGGGATTGTTTTGGAACCTGAACACTTGAGTGCCAAACATTCACTTAATCCGGAccaaaaaaatgtgtttgatgAGATCATGATGCATGTTGATAATGATCTTCCAGGCGTGTTCTTTATTGATGGTCCAGGTGGAACTGGAAAAACATTTTTGTACATTGCCTTGCTTGCTGAAATTCGGTCACGTGGTCTTATTGCTCTCGCAACACCTTCATCAGGTGCAGCGGCTAATAATATGCCAGGAGGTAGAACGGCTCACTCGAGATTCAAGATTCCTCTTAATCTTGAAAATAATTCAATGTGCAATATTAAAAAACAGAGTGGGGCCGCTAAACTGATTCGCTCTGCCAAAATAATCATATGGGATGAAGCGTCGATGGCTAAACGACAAGCGATAGAGGCAGTCGATCGTACATTCCAAGACATTATAGGTGTTAGTCTCCCATTTGGTGGAAAGATAATGGTTATGGGAGGTGACTTCAGACAGGTGTTGCCGGTTATCAAACGTGGCACTCGAGCACAGATTGTAGACTCCAGCGTACGAATATCACCTCTTTGGTCTTTGACTAAGAAGATGCGGTTGACCATAAATATGAGAGCGCTGAAAGATCCATGGTTTTCTAAATTTCTTTTAAGAGTCGGCGATGGAACTGAAGAACCAATCGAAGGAAACTATATCCGCATACCCGATGACATGACAATTCAGTGCAACAACAGAGAAAACGCTATAAAAGAATTGATCCATGCCATCTTTCCATCAATTGAAGATAATGTATATTCTTCAGATTATATAATCTCTAGAGCAATATTGTCCACTAAAAATGATAGTGTTGACGAGATTAATAATCAAATGATTGaaatttttcaaggggaggaaaAAGTTTATTACAGTTTTGATGAAGCTGAAGACGATCAGCGCAACTTCTATCCGGTCGGGTTCTTAAATTCGCTAAATGTTAGTGGTTTGCCGCCTCATAAGCTTCATTTAAAAATTGGATGCCCAATAATATTGTTACGTAATATCGATCCATCACATGGCCTGTGTAATGGCACGCGGTTGATATGTAAGGGTTTCATGCGAAATGTTATTGATGCGGAAATTGCAGTCGGTCAACATGCCGGAAAAAGAGTTTTTTTGCCAAGAATCCCTCTAACCCTTTCTGAAGATGACATGTTCCCATTTAAGctgaaaagaaaacaatttccaATTCGACTTAGCTTTTCCATGACGATTAATAAAGCTCAAGGTCAAACAATTCCGAACGTTGGTATTTATCTACCGGATTCTGTATTTTCACATGGACAACTTTATGTCGCGTTATCAAGAGGGATTTCAAGACAAAGTACGAAGGTGTTGGTACATCTCGCCAAAGAATTCAAACAACGCGGAGTTTACACATCAAATGTTGTCTACCAGGAAGTGTTGCGTGATTAA